The following proteins come from a genomic window of Pyxidicoccus sp. MSG2:
- a CDS encoding carboxypeptidase-like regulatory domain-containing protein — translation MKRSVSWSLSLLLMLGSTIACSACSSDGDGKDDGGGNTQVETNVLKGKVLDTSGKPLAGAQVVADNQVLQNSTVSGTSGSDGTYRLELGKAAVTWNASAQIQKQYNGKTYKFDLHPSNPASFATNEGAVRDFTWKLTGDRPQGGTYGGKVLFNLTVYVDPEDPNTPLERENVELTLTPSGPLVDGSTGAPLTARGTSSGDGFGLQDVALGRYTVTARYAPAGKTARAMIVRLNGGDAYSSSLTADFQTIASTVQRIDLEMKFP, via the coding sequence ATGAAGCGTTCCGTGAGCTGGAGCCTCTCGCTGCTGCTGATGCTGGGCTCGACCATCGCCTGCTCCGCATGCTCGAGCGACGGGGACGGCAAGGACGACGGGGGCGGGAACACCCAGGTGGAGACCAACGTGCTCAAGGGCAAGGTCCTGGACACTTCGGGTAAGCCGCTCGCGGGGGCGCAGGTGGTCGCCGACAACCAGGTCCTCCAGAACTCCACCGTGTCGGGCACGTCGGGCTCGGATGGAACGTACCGTCTGGAGCTGGGCAAGGCGGCCGTCACCTGGAATGCCAGCGCCCAGATTCAGAAGCAGTACAACGGCAAGACGTACAAGTTCGACCTGCACCCCTCCAACCCCGCCTCCTTCGCCACGAACGAGGGGGCCGTGCGCGACTTCACCTGGAAGCTCACCGGTGACAGGCCCCAGGGCGGCACGTATGGCGGCAAGGTGCTCTTCAACCTGACGGTGTACGTGGACCCGGAGGACCCGAACACGCCGCTGGAGCGGGAGAACGTCGAGCTGACGCTGACCCCGTCGGGCCCGCTGGTGGATGGCAGCACCGGGGCGCCGCTGACGGCCCGGGGCACCAGCTCGGGGGACGGCTTCGGCCTGCAGGACGTGGCGCTGGGGCGCTACACGGTGACGGCGCGGTATGCGCCGGCGGGGAAGACGGCCCGGGCCATGATCGTCCGGCTGAACGGCGGCGACGCGTACTCCAGCTCGCTGACGGCGGACTTCCAGACCATCGCCAGCACGGTGCAGCGCATCGACCTGGAGATGAAGTTCCCCTGA
- a CDS encoding tetratricopeptide repeat protein, producing the protein MTTESKATVSKNEAKPLSGPEMLEQATEGFNLFQDGRFSESLAIFEALSARDPTEPYFQTALGACHLALEDLDVAESYFNRAIELDPTDLTPFVNRGEVYLRLGKVMEAARDFNHAVSLDPQGQDPLSARARMLAAAALESVEDAQHSGPGSDSPA; encoded by the coding sequence ATGACGACCGAATCAAAGGCAACGGTGTCCAAGAACGAGGCGAAGCCCCTCTCCGGCCCGGAGATGCTCGAGCAGGCCACCGAAGGCTTCAACCTCTTCCAGGACGGCCGCTTCAGCGAGTCGCTGGCCATCTTCGAGGCCCTGTCCGCCAGGGACCCCACGGAGCCCTACTTCCAGACCGCGCTCGGGGCCTGCCACCTGGCCCTCGAGGATCTGGACGTGGCCGAGTCCTACTTCAACCGCGCCATCGAGCTGGACCCGACGGACCTCACCCCGTTCGTCAACCGGGGCGAGGTGTACCTGCGACTGGGCAAGGTGATGGAGGCCGCCCGCGACTTCAACCACGCCGTCAGCCTGGATCCGCAGGGGCAGGACCCCCTGAGCGCCCGGGCTCGGATGCTCGCCGCGGCGGCGCTGGAGAGCGTGGAGGACGCCCAGCACTCCGGACCGGGGAGCGACAGCCCCGCGTAG
- a CDS encoding tetratricopeptide repeat protein codes for MSDTPPAGDSNKALVPEPLAEAVIRGEVTLGQFLGISKEDMYRWANTAHQLLQAGSTQQALTIFQGLVAASPTDAVFHAQLAATYMTLERFDEAFDEFNLALQFNNGHVDALAGRGEIHLRRGQVPEALADLSAAIQKDPSLTRRATQRAHGTLLALKQQAEQAKKSK; via the coding sequence GTGAGCGACACGCCCCCTGCTGGAGATAGCAACAAGGCCCTCGTCCCGGAGCCCCTCGCCGAGGCGGTCATCCGGGGTGAGGTCACCCTCGGTCAGTTCCTCGGTATCTCCAAGGAGGACATGTACCGCTGGGCGAACACCGCGCATCAGCTCCTGCAAGCGGGAAGCACGCAGCAGGCGTTGACCATCTTCCAGGGACTGGTGGCGGCGTCGCCCACGGACGCCGTCTTCCATGCCCAGCTCGCGGCGACGTACATGACGCTCGAGCGGTTCGATGAGGCGTTCGACGAGTTCAACCTGGCCCTCCAGTTCAACAATGGCCATGTGGACGCGCTCGCCGGACGGGGCGAAATCCACCTGCGCCGCGGTCAGGTGCCCGAGGCGCTCGCCGACCTCAGTGCCGCCATCCAGAAGGACCCGTCGCTCACGCGGCGTGCGACGCAGCGCGCCCACGGGACGCTGCTCGCGCTGAAGCAGCAGGCGGAGCAGGCGAAGAAGTCCAAGTAG
- a CDS encoding DUF1521 domain-containing protein → MSNTIGGNVGNRQLNPAQMMSFGSVNKTALAQNAKLIESTLNLVEKAVNLATKFVDQMSKAADSQGIAAGPGGCFPSEKPNPLDSVREQNSLKVDDNGKITTPGGYQIEQLGQFEWKVTGPDGKNTRVWGDPHVAEGDGGTFDFKRDSAFVLGDGTRINVTTKPYGNGMTVTGQLDIVSGDSHVRVTDIDKGKGKVGKPTNDGLDEVVRFHSNPKADVFRMGNETDDWTFDGKEIIGSEQGGDVIKTAKDPFTFKPGQNTATQNHTTPTTTKKQPAWADLSKLSDTFNAISKLFDQLKNTKANGFNPFRKTDDFFGKYDRGQHRSGMTQSFKAMGDMFRALEQVSKLNDMVRFRGTQMF, encoded by the coding sequence ATGTCGAACACCATCGGTGGCAATGTTGGCAACCGTCAGCTGAACCCCGCGCAGATGATGTCCTTTGGCAGCGTCAACAAGACGGCGCTCGCCCAGAACGCGAAGCTCATCGAGTCGACGCTGAACCTGGTGGAGAAGGCCGTCAACCTGGCCACCAAGTTCGTGGATCAGATGTCCAAGGCCGCCGACTCCCAGGGCATCGCGGCGGGCCCGGGCGGGTGCTTCCCCTCCGAGAAGCCGAACCCCCTGGACTCGGTTCGCGAGCAGAACTCCCTCAAGGTGGACGACAACGGGAAGATCACCACCCCGGGCGGCTACCAGATCGAGCAGCTGGGCCAGTTCGAGTGGAAGGTGACCGGTCCGGACGGCAAGAACACCCGCGTCTGGGGCGACCCGCACGTTGCTGAGGGCGACGGCGGCACGTTCGACTTCAAGCGTGACTCGGCGTTCGTCCTCGGCGACGGCACCCGCATCAACGTCACCACCAAGCCCTACGGCAACGGCATGACGGTGACGGGCCAGCTGGACATCGTCTCCGGCGACAGCCACGTGCGCGTGACGGACATCGACAAGGGCAAGGGCAAGGTCGGCAAGCCGACGAATGACGGCCTGGACGAGGTGGTCCGCTTCCACTCCAACCCCAAGGCGGACGTGTTCCGCATGGGCAACGAGACGGACGACTGGACCTTCGACGGCAAGGAGATCATCGGCTCCGAGCAGGGCGGCGACGTCATCAAGACGGCGAAGGACCCGTTCACCTTCAAGCCGGGCCAGAACACCGCCACCCAGAACCACACCACCCCCACCACGACGAAGAAGCAGCCGGCGTGGGCGGACCTGTCCAAGCTGAGCGACACCTTCAACGCCATCAGCAAGCTGTTCGACCAGCTGAAGAACACCAAGGCGAACGGCTTCAACCCGTTCCGCAAGACGGACGACTTCTTCGGCAAGTACGACCGGGGTCAGCACCGCAGCGGGATGACCCAGTCCTTCAAGGCGATGGGCGACATGTTCCGCGCCCTGGAGCAGGTCTCCAAGCTCAATGATATGGTGCGCTTCCGCGGCACCCAGATGTTCTAA
- a CDS encoding SycD/LcrH family type III secretion system chaperone — translation MAVLDPEDPQDEAKLATTLQRWAEGKATLKDVRGYSDDELYAIAKTAYFFFYQGRISEARTLFQGLYAVNPTDGYFAKALGVVEMAAGNGQGALAAFDVAAKLSPQDPSVYVGRAEVKLALGQKPQAVEDLRRAAAMTPEDDPVVRKAGAMLTALGRR, via the coding sequence ATGGCCGTGTTGGACCCGGAAGACCCTCAGGACGAGGCGAAGCTCGCGACCACGTTGCAGCGCTGGGCGGAAGGCAAGGCCACGCTGAAGGACGTGCGCGGCTACTCGGATGACGAGCTGTACGCGATTGCGAAGACGGCCTACTTCTTCTTCTACCAGGGCCGCATCAGCGAGGCGCGCACCCTCTTCCAGGGGCTGTACGCGGTGAACCCCACGGACGGGTACTTCGCCAAGGCGCTGGGCGTGGTGGAGATGGCCGCCGGAAACGGGCAGGGCGCGCTCGCCGCCTTCGACGTGGCCGCCAAGCTGTCTCCGCAGGACCCCTCCGTCTACGTCGGCCGCGCCGAGGTGAAGCTCGCGCTCGGCCAGAAGCCGCAGGCGGTGGAGGATCTGCGCCGGGCCGCGGCCATGACGCCCGAGGATGACCCCGTCGTGCGCAAGGCCGGGGCCATGCTCACGGCGCTCGGACGCAGGTGA
- a CDS encoding EscU/YscU/HrcU family type III secretion system export apparatus switch protein encodes MSDDEAEIAIALKYDKEKDGAPRVVAKGMRLKAEKIRAIAKEHGIPFMRNVNLANALYRVEVGQEVPEELYDAVAEVLNFIYELQREQAAANSKR; translated from the coding sequence ATGAGTGACGACGAGGCGGAAATCGCCATCGCGCTGAAGTACGACAAGGAGAAGGACGGCGCGCCGCGCGTGGTGGCCAAGGGCATGCGGCTCAAGGCGGAGAAGATCCGCGCGATTGCGAAGGAGCACGGCATCCCCTTCATGCGGAACGTCAACCTGGCCAACGCGCTGTACCGCGTCGAGGTGGGGCAGGAGGTTCCAGAGGAGCTGTACGACGCGGTCGCCGAGGTCCTCAACTTCATCTACGAGCTGCAGCGCGAGCAGGCAGCCGCCAACAGTAAGCGCTAG
- the sctU gene encoding type III secretion system export apparatus subunit SctU, with protein MSDESGEKTEEPSQKKLDDSRKKGQVWKSKDLSGMGVLLVGMGAVKGTWDSLEHEISTLFQFTFDHVAHPEHLDVVTGQALYIALKTMLLVSLPVLAGGALMGGLLEYVQVGSLFTMDPLMPKLDKLNPLSGFKNMFSKKALVDLLKNLIKISVTAYVVYGVVRDAMPLVVETVRQDTRGIMIIMGELVTRVAARVALLFVLFAIFDVWWQRKSFMKDMMMTKEDVKKEYKESEGDPHHKAKRKELHHEIMEGAQMEAVREADVIVTNPDHVAVALKYDREKDGAPRVLARGIDHKAERIKAIARETDVPTLRNVPLAHALLRVEVGNEIPEELFDAVAEVLNFVYGLKQGSAAPATPGARA; from the coding sequence ATGTCGGACGAGAGCGGAGAAAAAACAGAAGAGCCATCCCAGAAGAAACTGGATGACTCTCGCAAGAAGGGCCAGGTCTGGAAGAGCAAGGACCTGAGCGGCATGGGCGTGCTGCTGGTGGGCATGGGCGCCGTGAAGGGCACCTGGGACTCGCTGGAGCACGAAATCTCCACGCTGTTCCAGTTCACCTTCGACCACGTGGCGCACCCGGAGCACCTGGACGTCGTCACCGGACAGGCGCTCTACATCGCCCTGAAGACCATGTTGCTGGTGTCGCTGCCGGTGCTGGCCGGCGGCGCGCTGATGGGCGGCCTCCTGGAGTACGTCCAGGTCGGGTCGCTCTTCACGATGGACCCGCTGATGCCCAAGCTGGACAAGCTCAACCCGCTCTCCGGCTTCAAGAACATGTTCTCCAAGAAGGCGCTCGTCGACCTCTTGAAGAACCTCATCAAGATCTCCGTCACCGCCTACGTCGTCTACGGCGTGGTGCGCGACGCGATGCCCCTGGTCGTGGAGACGGTGCGCCAGGACACGCGCGGCATCATGATCATCATGGGGGAGCTGGTGACGCGCGTGGCCGCCCGCGTCGCGCTCCTCTTCGTCCTCTTCGCCATCTTCGACGTGTGGTGGCAGCGCAAGTCCTTCATGAAGGACATGATGATGACGAAGGAGGACGTCAAGAAGGAGTACAAGGAGAGCGAGGGCGACCCCCACCACAAGGCCAAGCGCAAGGAACTCCACCACGAAATCATGGAGGGTGCGCAGATGGAGGCCGTGCGCGAGGCGGACGTCATCGTCACCAACCCGGACCACGTGGCCGTGGCGCTGAAGTACGACCGCGAGAAGGACGGCGCGCCCCGCGTGCTGGCCCGTGGCATCGACCACAAGGCCGAGCGCATCAAGGCCATTGCCCGCGAGACGGACGTGCCCACCCTGCGCAACGTGCCCCTGGCCCATGCCCTGCTGCGCGTGGAGGTGGGCAACGAGATTCCCGAGGAGCTCTTCGACGCGGTCGCCGAGGTCCTCAACTTCGTCTACGGGCTGAAGCAGGGCTCGGCGGCGCCGGCGACTCCGGGGGCCCGCGCCTGA
- a CDS encoding flagellar biosynthetic protein FliR, whose amino-acid sequence MNAADLVTDLAAKANLSAVIFTVALLMCRLMPVLIFSPFLGGEVVPTEMKMGVGLTLSIVLFPVIEGSVKTIPLSALPYIALMAKEVFIGFSLAFIISSVFEAARVAGTLVDTMAGSNNAQLFVPQLGQQVSLFSNLKVQLAVVLFLTLDGHHLVIQALADSLVFVPLDAFPRFSQGPWPYFDLLIRVFADMLRVSLALAAPAMLATLLTDVALGAINRVAPQIQVFFVSMAIKPLVSVLLAFLVISALLARMQDEMKGMLVMVHNVLRLLT is encoded by the coding sequence ATGAACGCCGCGGACCTCGTCACGGATCTGGCCGCGAAGGCCAACCTCTCCGCCGTCATCTTCACGGTGGCGCTGCTGATGTGCCGGCTGATGCCGGTGCTCATCTTCAGCCCGTTCCTCGGCGGCGAGGTCGTGCCCACCGAGATGAAGATGGGCGTCGGCCTGACGCTGTCCATCGTGCTCTTCCCGGTCATCGAAGGCTCCGTGAAGACGATTCCGCTGAGCGCGCTGCCGTACATCGCGCTGATGGCCAAGGAGGTCTTCATCGGCTTCTCGCTGGCCTTCATCATCAGCTCCGTCTTCGAGGCGGCGCGCGTGGCCGGCACGCTGGTGGACACCATGGCGGGCAGCAACAACGCCCAGCTCTTCGTGCCACAACTGGGGCAACAGGTCTCCCTCTTCTCCAACCTCAAGGTGCAGCTCGCGGTGGTGCTGTTCCTCACGCTGGACGGGCACCACCTCGTCATCCAGGCCCTGGCCGACAGCCTCGTCTTCGTTCCGCTGGACGCATTCCCCCGCTTCAGCCAGGGGCCGTGGCCGTACTTCGACCTGCTCATCCGCGTCTTCGCGGACATGCTGCGGGTGAGTCTGGCGCTGGCCGCACCCGCCATGCTGGCCACCCTCCTCACGGACGTGGCGCTGGGCGCCATCAACCGCGTGGCCCCCCAGATCCAGGTGTTCTTCGTCTCCATGGCCATCAAGCCGCTGGTGAGCGTGCTGCTCGCCTTTCTCGTCATCAGCGCGCTGCTGGCGCGCATGCAGGACGAGATGAAGGGGATGCTGGTGATGGTCCACAACGTCCTGCGGCTCCTGACCTGA
- the fliQ gene encoding flagellar biosynthesis protein FliQ, protein MNQLTFITQEALFLVLVVSAPPVLTSLLVGLLISVFQATTQIQEQTLTFAPKVVIVFGVLALTGPWIGSQLLRFTFHVFDRFPALIR, encoded by the coding sequence ATGAATCAGCTCACGTTCATCACCCAGGAGGCGCTGTTCCTGGTGCTCGTCGTGTCGGCGCCGCCGGTCCTCACGAGCCTCCTGGTGGGTTTGCTCATCTCCGTGTTCCAGGCCACCACGCAGATCCAGGAGCAGACGCTCACCTTCGCGCCCAAGGTCGTCATCGTCTTCGGCGTGCTGGCCCTGACAGGGCCGTGGATTGGCAGCCAACTGCTGCGCTTCACCTTCCACGTCTTCGACAGGTTCCCCGCGCTCATTCGATGA
- the sctR gene encoding type III secretion system export apparatus subunit SctR has translation MHTPLSARPLLPRIPPWLFAAAVSLNPLIALAVPKKGGAALPDAVANEAVNSDSFTSRPLILILALAAMGLVPFALMMVTSFVKISVVLSIVRSALGTQQIPPTQVITGLAVILTVYIMAPVGQEMYRAAGVDIWSKGPGVFSSETVGTMLGAAGKSKEPLRAWLMKKVTNKDRSLFFNLAKKMRKGEDRDAVQNDDFMVIIPAFVVSELKEAFQIGFLLFVPFIVIDMVVANILLALGMHMLSPTTISMPFKLLLFVLVDGWYLIAKGLVVGYL, from the coding sequence GTGCACACCCCGCTCTCTGCCCGCCCCCTCCTTCCGCGCATCCCGCCCTGGCTGTTCGCGGCCGCGGTCTCGCTCAATCCCCTCATCGCGCTCGCCGTGCCGAAGAAGGGTGGCGCCGCCCTCCCTGACGCCGTGGCCAACGAGGCGGTGAACAGCGACTCGTTCACCTCTCGCCCGCTCATCCTCATCCTCGCGCTCGCCGCCATGGGCCTCGTGCCCTTCGCGCTGATGATGGTGACGAGCTTCGTGAAGATTTCCGTGGTGCTCTCCATCGTCCGCTCGGCGCTGGGCACCCAGCAGATTCCGCCCACCCAGGTGATTACGGGCCTGGCGGTCATCCTCACCGTCTACATCATGGCCCCCGTGGGTCAGGAGATGTACCGGGCGGCGGGCGTGGACATCTGGTCCAAGGGGCCCGGCGTGTTCTCCTCGGAGACGGTGGGAACGATGCTCGGCGCGGCCGGCAAGTCCAAGGAGCCGCTGCGCGCGTGGCTGATGAAGAAGGTCACCAACAAGGACCGCTCGCTCTTCTTCAACCTCGCCAAGAAGATGCGCAAGGGCGAGGACCGCGACGCCGTGCAGAACGATGACTTCATGGTCATCATCCCGGCGTTCGTGGTGTCCGAATTGAAGGAGGCCTTTCAAATAGGCTTCCTCCTCTTCGTCCCATTCATCGTCATCGACATGGTGGTGGCCAACATCCTGCTGGCGCTCGGCATGCACATGCTGTCGCCCACGACCATCTCCATGCCGTTCAAGCTGCTCCTCTTCGTGCTCGTGGACGGCTGGTACCTCATCGCCAAGGGCCTGGTCGTCGGTTACCTGTAG
- a CDS encoding FliO/MopB family protein, translating into MAVLRPPLMRLLLGAALVLTAPTVLAQAPSAPVPPGGNAPVAESAKAPPPATAPSAQPASAPAPAAKPVPAAAAPTEPAKAAPAAVTDGATPEAKAAPAPADAWEDPTVDPSIDATMGAAEEPESLGWTLVRTLLVLGAVVASIYLTLNVGLRRLMGLQAMAAGRQPLVSVVERLPLDQRRSLFVVKAADEYLLVGGGEAGLQLLSKLDSEAVERIRAQRPQTNVVPLSPFLQKLLSRRSGGSPSQPPGA; encoded by the coding sequence ATGGCAGTCCTCCGCCCCCCTCTCATGCGCCTGCTGCTCGGTGCCGCGCTGGTGCTCACGGCGCCCACCGTCCTGGCGCAGGCTCCGTCCGCGCCCGTGCCGCCCGGTGGCAACGCGCCCGTCGCGGAGTCCGCGAAGGCGCCGCCTCCCGCGACGGCTCCGTCCGCGCAGCCCGCTTCCGCGCCGGCGCCCGCCGCGAAGCCGGTGCCCGCCGCGGCCGCCCCGACCGAGCCCGCGAAGGCCGCGCCCGCCGCCGTGACGGATGGCGCCACCCCGGAAGCGAAGGCTGCGCCCGCTCCCGCCGACGCGTGGGAGGACCCCACGGTCGACCCGTCCATCGACGCGACGATGGGGGCAGCGGAGGAGCCGGAGAGCCTGGGCTGGACGCTCGTCCGGACGTTGCTGGTGCTGGGCGCGGTGGTGGCGTCCATCTACCTCACGCTGAACGTGGGCCTGCGCCGGTTGATGGGGTTGCAGGCGATGGCCGCGGGCCGTCAGCCGCTGGTCTCCGTGGTGGAGCGGCTGCCGTTGGACCAGCGCCGGAGCCTCTTCGTGGTGAAGGCCGCGGACGAATATCTCCTGGTGGGCGGCGGCGAGGCCGGTCTGCAGTTGCTGTCGAAGCTGGATTCGGAAGCGGTGGAGCGCATCCGTGCGCAGCGCCCGCAGACGAACGTGGTCCCCCTGAGCCCCTTCCTCCAGAAGCTCCTCTCCCGCCGCTCCGGCGGCTCGCCCTCCCAGCCCCCCGGCGCCTGA
- the sctQ gene encoding type III secretion system cytoplasmic ring protein SctQ: MSMEPDDDGPGTHERTMLVDVRELRIRPERPPERPERAPERPERAPERQEREPSRYERVPERQEREPSRYERVSERQEREPSRYERQLPERPPKPERPWRPFMFRNLEKVSRAQGMLAERLRWLTPAQGSLSGVATRLKELFDAPVSLSLESVQVRPMAELRRFLGDPTFLAVLAPGALQGRAVLEVELALAHAAVDMLLGGAGEMVGLRPLTDIEEGVMGYVVLEALKVLVPALQQAVPRPRLDGVARGVDEVSARLGDDGPMLAVHLHATLGPHGGMVRLVVPAAVLEAAEPVVESAQRRARLKADLEANASRLSAVRSWLRAEIGTAEISAQDLSSLRVKDVLLVDALSARPDRGEPGTAQLRVGSGRAGRADAEVFIENGRYRARITELVSGEPGHPRSAGEEGSGEEPEDFTNPELDMPPELEGAALDELNKPDGSDLLGDVPLQIAVELARVPVTAQQVVGMRAGQVLELNRGPGEPVELSVNGKVVARGELVEVEGQLGVRIIALAG, translated from the coding sequence ATGAGCATGGAGCCCGACGACGACGGGCCCGGAACGCACGAGCGGACGATGCTGGTGGATGTCCGCGAGCTGCGCATCCGCCCGGAGCGTCCACCCGAGCGCCCGGAGCGTGCTCCCGAGCGTCCGGAGCGCGCACCGGAGCGTCAGGAGCGCGAGCCCTCGCGGTACGAGCGCGTGCCGGAGCGTCAGGAGCGGGAGCCCTCGCGGTACGAGCGCGTGTCGGAGCGTCAGGAGCGCGAGCCCTCGCGGTACGAGCGCCAGCTGCCGGAGCGGCCCCCGAAGCCGGAGCGGCCCTGGCGTCCGTTCATGTTCCGCAACCTGGAGAAGGTCTCCCGGGCGCAGGGCATGCTCGCGGAGCGGCTGCGCTGGCTGACGCCCGCGCAAGGGTCGCTCTCCGGGGTGGCCACGCGGCTCAAGGAGCTCTTCGACGCCCCGGTCAGCCTGTCGCTGGAGTCCGTGCAGGTGCGGCCCATGGCCGAGCTGCGGCGCTTCCTGGGCGACCCCACGTTCCTGGCGGTGCTGGCGCCGGGCGCGCTCCAGGGGCGGGCGGTGCTGGAGGTGGAGCTGGCGCTCGCGCACGCGGCGGTGGACATGCTGCTGGGCGGCGCGGGCGAGATGGTGGGTTTGAGGCCGCTGACGGACATCGAGGAGGGCGTGATGGGCTACGTCGTCCTCGAGGCCCTCAAGGTGCTGGTGCCCGCGCTGCAGCAGGCGGTGCCCCGGCCCCGGCTGGACGGCGTGGCGCGGGGTGTGGACGAGGTGTCCGCGCGCCTGGGCGACGACGGGCCCATGCTGGCGGTCCACCTGCACGCCACGCTGGGGCCGCATGGCGGCATGGTGCGGCTGGTGGTGCCCGCGGCGGTGCTGGAGGCGGCCGAGCCGGTGGTGGAGAGCGCCCAGCGTCGCGCCCGGCTGAAGGCGGACCTGGAGGCGAATGCCAGCCGGTTGTCCGCGGTGCGCAGCTGGCTGCGGGCGGAGATTGGCACGGCGGAGATCTCCGCGCAGGACCTGTCGAGCCTGCGTGTGAAGGACGTGCTGCTGGTGGACGCGCTGTCGGCGCGGCCGGACCGGGGCGAGCCCGGCACGGCGCAGCTCCGGGTGGGCTCGGGGCGGGCGGGCCGCGCGGACGCCGAGGTGTTCATCGAGAATGGACGCTACCGGGCGCGCATCACCGAGCTCGTCTCCGGGGAGCCGGGCCACCCGCGCTCGGCGGGGGAAGAGGGCTCGGGGGAAGAACCAGAGGACTTCACCAACCCGGAGCTGGACATGCCTCCGGAACTGGAAGGGGCGGCCTTGGACGAGTTGAACAAGCCGGACGGAAGCGACCTGCTCGGCGATGTGCCCCTGCAGATTGCCGTGGAGCTGGCGCGCGTGCCCGTCACTGCGCAGCAGGTGGTGGGGATGCGGGCGGGCCAGGTGCTCGAGCTGAACCGCGGCCCGGGCGAGCCGGTGGAGCTGTCCGTCAACGGCAAGGTGGTGGCCCGGGGCGAGCTGGTGGAGGTGGAAGGCCAGCTCGGTGTGCGCATCATCGCCCTGGCGGGGTAG
- a CDS encoding flagellar hook-length control protein FliK produces the protein MSRVDDDREAARLAERIMQEKKLAEGQAKKRQEGATAFQKLMQQPQAQTPAGPQTPAQPQGNLGRSVLAKAMQQGKTFGEKLQQPSTGGGEAANQAGRRADAGATEARSGSRASDAKETKRSSELRDKDMSSAESALGQVNSEKGAAIRADADAGGGKGSGGGGGKDKKEGGGTEMGPGFRFNPALMAPVPVAKPKDTAGSERLRALASEIAQKIVDRIRVGTNAAGNAEFQIDLRGDVMGGMSIKVSARNGKISATFSGSNREVLKQLEEHSDGLRTALGGRGLRLEDLKFEAKT, from the coding sequence ATGAGCCGAGTCGACGACGACCGCGAAGCAGCGCGCCTGGCCGAGCGCATCATGCAGGAGAAGAAGCTCGCCGAGGGCCAGGCGAAGAAGCGTCAGGAGGGTGCCACCGCCTTCCAGAAGCTGATGCAGCAGCCGCAGGCGCAGACGCCCGCGGGGCCCCAGACGCCGGCGCAGCCCCAGGGCAACCTGGGCCGCTCCGTGCTGGCCAAGGCGATGCAGCAGGGAAAGACCTTCGGCGAGAAGCTGCAGCAGCCGTCCACGGGCGGCGGTGAGGCGGCGAACCAGGCGGGCCGGCGCGCGGACGCGGGCGCGACGGAGGCCCGCTCCGGCTCGCGTGCGTCGGACGCGAAGGAGACCAAGCGCTCCTCGGAGCTTCGCGACAAGGACATGAGCAGCGCGGAGTCCGCCCTGGGTCAGGTCAACTCGGAGAAGGGCGCCGCCATCCGGGCGGACGCCGACGCGGGCGGTGGCAAGGGCAGCGGCGGCGGGGGCGGGAAGGACAAGAAGGAGGGTGGGGGGACGGAGATGGGCCCCGGCTTCCGCTTCAACCCCGCGCTGATGGCGCCGGTGCCGGTGGCCAAGCCCAAGGACACGGCGGGCTCCGAGCGGCTGCGCGCCCTGGCCAGCGAGATTGCGCAGAAGATTGTCGACCGCATCCGGGTGGGCACCAACGCCGCCGGCAACGCGGAGTTCCAGATCGACCTGCGCGGCGACGTCATGGGCGGGATGTCCATCAAGGTCAGTGCGAGGAACGGGAAGATTTCCGCCACCTTCAGTGGCTCCAACCGCGAGGTGCTCAAGCAGCTGGAGGAGCACAGTGACGGCCTGCGCACCGCCCTGGGTGGCCGCGGCCTGAGGTTGGAGGACCTGAAGTTCGAGGCGAAGACATGA
- a CDS encoding flagellar assembly protein FliH: MPPYRLQALQDIRARAKEEAEQAFSAAIKALEKEKAELQRLIDELERRKRERKAKVAAYLKEVMAKGAGINGMNMMSRFEERLKDEEAQVALEVERQKESVKVAEKLVEKRRQEMADAAMELKAIEKHKENWQKQVKYERQQREELNQEEIGNALFLARQRK; this comes from the coding sequence ATGCCCCCGTACCGGTTGCAAGCCCTGCAGGACATACGCGCCCGGGCCAAGGAGGAGGCCGAGCAGGCCTTCTCCGCCGCCATCAAGGCCCTGGAGAAGGAGAAGGCGGAGCTTCAGCGGCTCATCGACGAGCTGGAGCGGCGCAAGCGCGAGCGCAAGGCGAAGGTGGCCGCCTACCTCAAGGAGGTCATGGCGAAGGGCGCCGGCATCAACGGCATGAACATGATGAGCCGCTTCGAGGAGCGCCTGAAGGACGAGGAGGCGCAGGTGGCCCTGGAGGTGGAGCGCCAGAAGGAATCGGTGAAGGTGGCCGAGAAGCTGGTGGAGAAGCGGCGCCAGGAAATGGCGGACGCGGCCATGGAGCTGAAGGCCATCGAGAAGCACAAGGAGAACTGGCAGAAGCAGGTGAAGTACGAGCGACAACAGCGCGAGGAGCTGAACCAGGAGGAGATTGGCAACGCCTTGTTCCTGGCTCGGCAGCGCAAGTAA